A stretch of DNA from Cardinium endosymbiont of Culicoides punctatus:
AGGTGAACAACTGGGACTAAAAAAAGGTGAACAACTCAAGGCAGTTAACATAGCCAAAGAAATGCTATCAGAAGGCTTTGATATAGTCAAAATTGCTCGTATTACTGGTCTTTCAGAACCAGAAATTAAAGATTTGTCTAAAGTATAGCGAAGCTTTTGAAAAGATTGTGTAAATATACATAATTCATTTAAATCTATCTTCAAATATAATCATAAAATGTGCGATGGCGCTATTCCAATTATGAATCAATATGGTCCATTTTTTAGTCATATCATGACTTTCGCACTTTTATTTAAAAGTTATATATAAATTTTTCCAAAAGATTTTTAAATATACACTTATAGATTGTTGCTTATGCTGCCGAAAGACCTGTGTCCATAACGTTTAAAAGAAAACTGATTTTCCCAAGGCTTGTATAAGCTTTTCTTTAAGACTCGGTTCCTTAAAACAATTTGCAAACCCATTTGCTTCTGTTTGGAATCCATTTTCGTCAGGATTCTCTGCCGCATTCACACAAGTTACCAACATGCCTAATGCTAGATCTGCATTATTTGCAATAGCTGTAAGCCATTTTTTTGCTTTTTTTAGCATTTCTTCTTTGTAACTAACTACTTCACTTACCAAGCCCATTCTTTCAGCATCTTCTGCACTAATTCGTTTTCCAGTCATTAAATATTCTAATGCCTTAGTTTTGCCAAGTAGTTGTGTTAACCGTTGTGTGCCCCCAAAGCCAGGAATAACGCCGAAAGTGATTTCTGGAAAAGCAAAAACAGCATTCTCAGAAGCAAATCTAAAATGGCAAGCTAGTGCCAATTCAAATCCAGATCCCAATGCATATCCATTAATAGCAGCTAGAATAGGTTTAGGACAATCCTCTATTAAGGCTAATACTTCTTGGCCATTTTCTGCAAATTTTCTAGCGTTTAATTCACTTAGCTTAAGCAACTCAGAAACATCCGTTCCTAGCGCGAAAACTTCTTCTTCAGATCCAGTAATAATTACACCTTCTATCTCATCATTGTCATATACTCCCTGAATCACATTACGTAGTTCACTAAGGCTTTTTTCTGTTAAAGTAAAAGGTTTTGAATCAGATCTAAATGTAATGGTTAAAATGCCATCTTCTAAATTATTTTGTAACGATTCCATTTTTTCCATGTTGGATGTAATTTTTTATAGCCTAACAAGTAAATGTAATCAGTAAATTTCATTATTGCTACTAGGCGGATTGAGCCACGCAAACTTTTCCTATTGTTATAGCAACAAGCGTCTGAACTATTCAAATATACACTAACTTTAAGTAGTGAAACAAATTTTTCTAGCATAGTGGTATACTGGACTGAAAAAATCAGACCAATTTTTTGTTCATTTTGTTTCCCATTAGTTGGAGTCTATTAAGCCACATTCTTATTTAATTTGGTAACACAAAGAAGGCCATATAGAAATAGCGCAAATACAAAGAAGAGGATTTTAGTAGTTGGTTTTACGATCTAACCCATTTAATATTTCATGTAAAGTATTTTCATCAGATACTAAAACCTCCCTTGCCTTGCTTCCCTCAAATGGGCCTACTATGCCTGCAGCCTCTAGTTGGTCTATAAGTCTACCAGACCTATTGTAACCAAGTTTTAGTTTGCGTTGAATTAACGAAGTACTTCCCTGTTGATGTAATACGATTAACTTAGCTGCCTCTTCAAACAAAGGATCTATGTCTTGAAGGTCTACAACAGTACTATCATCTTTATTCTCTTCATCATAAAGAGGTAGCATATATGCAGATTGATAACCTCTTTGAGCACCAATATAACTACAAACACGCTCTACTTCTTCTGTGTCTAAAAAAGGAGTTTGTAGGCGGATGATGTCAGAATTCATAGAGAGTAGCATGTCTCCATTGCCCACCAACTGCTCTGCCCCGCTGGCATCTAAAATAGTTCTTGAATCAATCTTTGAGCTTACCTTATAAGAGATTCTAACAGGAAAATTAGCCTTTATGATACCTGTAATAACATTTACAGAAGGCCGTTGCGTGGCTAAAACAAGATGAATGCCAATGGCACGTGCCAGTTGAGCAAGCCGAGCAATAGGGACTTCTATTTCCTTTCCTGCTGTCATCATCATATCTGCGAATTCATCTATTACCAATACAACATAAGGTAGAAACCGGTGCCCTTCTTGTGGAAGGAGAACTCTTTTAATAAATTTTTCGTTATATTCCTTTATATTTCTTGTCCCTGCTTCTTTTAACAGTTCATACCGATGATCCATTTCAACACATAGAGAATTTAGGGTGTTGACCACTTTTTTGGTTTCTGTAATAATCGCTTCGTCACTAACTGGTAGTTTGGCTAAAAAATGGTTCTCTAGTTTGTTATACAGAGAAAGTTCTACCTTTTTAGGATCCACCAGTACCAATTTGAGTTGAGAGGGATGTTTTTTATAAATAAGGGATGTAAGCAACACATTGAGTCCTACCGATTTCCCCTGTCCAGTAGCTCCAGCAATAAGCAGATGTGGCATACGGGCTAAATCTGCAATAAACATATCATTAGAAATACTTTTCCCTAATACAATGGGTAATTCCATTTTACCTTTTAAAAACTTTTCAGAGGCAAGTATTTCTCTCAGCGGAACTATTTCTCGATTTTTATTGGGCACTTCAATACCTATAGTTCCTTTACCTGGTATAGGAGCAATAATACGAATGCCAAGTGCAGCTAAAT
This window harbors:
- a CDS encoding FtsK/SpoIIIE family DNA translocase, which translates into the protein MARNNYKIQRDTPLEKKRVSFKLFRLDKRVKIAIGIFLQGVAIFLAFAFLSHFIHGDSDQHVVESFKALGIKKSGVVTQNWVGFIGAFTSYYFVYLWWGVTAFLFLPGLFIIGTKMVTQKIWFELSVSKIIIASVFFILWFNILLGYLHTFYPNNQLLTSQLGGVSYELGTLFKGLLGYGTFLLLFLLLVAFIVICFNITSLPMIPFFTMRKKGSEVLHPPHLDGDYKNHSGEALEDDILEDSAFLDKKKEYHIVTQTTSHHATAMAGNCSSKEDYGNIDFEVIPSISKVQSTIPISKENLTIHTKSSMVDGIRSENYDPTLDLSSYKYPALDLLEGYEQGSSSVTKEELESHKNNIVQTLNNFKINISKIKATIGPTVTLYEIVPEAGIKISKIKNLEDDIALNLAALGIRIIAPIPGKGTIGIEVPNKNREIVPLREILASEKFLKGKMELPIVLGKSISNDMFIADLARMPHLLIAGATGQGKSVGLNVLLTSLIYKKHPSQLKLVLVDPKKVELSLYNKLENHFLAKLPVSDEAIITETKKVVNTLNSLCVEMDHRYELLKEAGTRNIKEYNEKFIKRVLLPQEGHRFLPYVVLVIDEFADMMMTAGKEIEVPIARLAQLARAIGIHLVLATQRPSVNVITGIIKANFPVRISYKVSSKIDSRTILDASGAEQLVGNGDMLLSMNSDIIRLQTPFLDTEEVERVCSYIGAQRGYQSAYMLPLYDEENKDDSTVVDLQDIDPLFEEAAKLIVLHQQGSTSLIQRKLKLGYNRSGRLIDQLEAAGIVGPFEGSKAREVLVSDENTLHEILNGLDRKTNY
- a CDS encoding enoyl-CoA hydratase/isomerase family protein, coding for MEKMESLQNNLEDGILTITFRSDSKPFTLTEKSLSELRNVIQGVYDNDEIEGVIITGSEEEVFALGTDVSELLKLSELNARKFAENGQEVLALIEDCPKPILAAINGYALGSGFELALACHFRFASENAVFAFPEITFGVIPGFGGTQRLTQLLGKTKALEYLMTGKRISAEDAERMGLVSEVVSYKEEMLKKAKKWLTAIANNADLALGMLVTCVNAAENPDENGFQTEANGFANCFKEPSLKEKLIQALGKSVFF